A single window of Desulfuromonas sp. DNA harbors:
- a CDS encoding N-acyl homoserine lactonase, with amino-acid sequence VLKGWAESRFGLAPTFHHELIDDVHSEAYHHYLKERMQGKSRTNAIYQQFDLLYEYAQYEMGLKQPVTSIERLYRGINDFNEQRILKEIGKNHHLVRLNNLVSFTTDFERAWEFGSRVMQAEVPVAKVVFRSDLLPNALLKGEEEVIVIGGEYEVKVLIGG; translated from the coding sequence CGTCCTCAAGGGCTGGGCCGAAAGCCGTTTCGGTCTGGCTCCGACCTTTCATCACGAACTGATCGATGATGTCCATTCCGAAGCCTATCATCATTATCTCAAAGAGCGGATGCAGGGCAAGTCACGGACCAACGCGATCTACCAGCAGTTTGATCTTCTTTACGAATATGCCCAGTACGAAATGGGGTTGAAACAGCCGGTGACGTCGATAGAGAGGCTCTATCGCGGGATCAACGATTTCAACGAACAGCGCATCCTCAAGGAAATCGGCAAAAACCATCACCTGGTGCGCCTCAATAATCTGGTCTCCTTCACGACCGATTTCGAGCGGGCCTGGGAATTCGGCAGCCGGGTGATGCAGGCCGAGGTTCCGGTTGCCAAAGTGGTCTTCCGATCCGATCTTCTGCCGAATGCCCTGCTCAAGGGAGAAGAAGAAGTTATCGTTATCGGTGGTGAATATGAAGTCAAGGTGCTGATCGGTGGCTAG
- the draG gene encoding ADP-ribosyl-[dinitrogen reductase] hydrolase produces MQTRPEKTEIIDRGRAAFLGLALGDALGATTEFMTPREIQAKYKVHRKIIGGGWLNIKAGRVTDDTEMSLAIARSLTFCEEWNLEDIARNFVNWMRSKPIDIGSTVRKGIRNYMRSGELSVAPNDWDAGNGAAMRMAPVALFTLGDEELLSRCSREQARLTHHHQYSDAACLCIGRMIHAALLGADRFRLHELTRELAATHPKFKFNHYDGQASGYIVETMRTVFHFLFTTASFEECLIGIVNQGGDADTTGAIGGMIAGAFYGIEALPHRWLRKLDFDTRIAIEDQAVRLLRLSPMFRK; encoded by the coding sequence ATGCAGACCAGGCCAGAAAAAACTGAAATTATAGACCGCGGCCGGGCCGCGTTCCTCGGCCTGGCCCTGGGTGATGCCCTTGGCGCCACTACCGAATTCATGACTCCGCGAGAGATCCAGGCCAAATACAAGGTCCACCGCAAAATCATCGGTGGCGGCTGGCTCAATATCAAGGCCGGAAGGGTTACTGACGATACCGAAATGTCGCTTGCCATCGCGCGTAGTCTGACGTTTTGCGAAGAATGGAACCTTGAAGATATCGCCCGCAATTTTGTCAACTGGATGCGCAGCAAGCCGATTGATATCGGTTCGACCGTGCGCAAGGGAATCCGTAATTACATGCGCAGCGGCGAACTGTCGGTTGCGCCGAACGACTGGGACGCCGGCAACGGTGCGGCCATGCGGATGGCTCCGGTTGCGCTGTTCACTCTCGGTGATGAAGAATTGCTGAGTCGCTGCAGTCGCGAGCAGGCCCGCTTGACCCACCATCATCAATACTCGGATGCCGCCTGCCTCTGTATCGGCAGGATGATTCATGCCGCTTTGCTCGGCGCTGATCGTTTCCGCCTGCATGAACTGACCCGGGAACTGGCGGCGACGCATCCGAAGTTCAAGTTCAATCATTACGACGGACAGGCGAGCGGCTATATCGTTGAGACCATGCGCACAGTTTTTCATTTCCTGTTTACGACAGCATCGTTTGAGGAGTGTCTCATCGGCATTGTCAATCAGGGGGGTGATGCCGATACGACCGGCGCGATCGGCGGCATGATCGCCGGCGCCTTTTATGGCATCGAGGCGTTGCCGCATCGTTGGCTGCGCAAGCTTGATTTCGATACCCGGATTGCAATTGAGGACCAGGCAGTTCGATTGTTGCGGCTTTCGCCAATGTTCAGAAAATGA